A part of Loxodonta africana isolate mLoxAfr1 chromosome 11, mLoxAfr1.hap2, whole genome shotgun sequence genomic DNA contains:
- the FXYD3 gene encoding LOW QUALITY PROTEIN: FXYD domain-containing ion transport regulator 3 (The sequence of the model RefSeq protein was modified relative to this genomic sequence to represent the inferred CDS: deleted 2 bases in 1 codon), translated as MGSTQAGGKLPSDSLLDWHSLQIGGVICAVILCGIGVIVLLSKYRNRGERRQGCGCPPLTTHLSPTGSKCKCKFSQKPSHRAGEAPPLITPGSA; from the exons ATGGGGAGCACACAAGCTGGTGGTAAGCTTCCCTCTGATTCTCTCCTAGACTGGCACAGCCTGCAGATCGGTGGAGTTATCTGTGCAGTGATTCTGTGTGGCATCGGCGTCATTGTGCTCTTGAGTAAGTATAGGAAC AGAGGGGAAAGAAGGCAAGGCTGTGGGTGTCCTCCCCTGACCACGCACCTCTCCCCTACAGGTAGCAAATGCAAATGCAAGTTCAGCCAGAAGCCCAG TCACCGTGCAGGGGAAGCCCCGCCTCTCATCACTCCAG GATCTGCCTAG